One Thiohalobacter sp. DNA window includes the following coding sequences:
- the yihA gene encoding ribosome biogenesis GTP-binding protein YihA/YsxC, translating to MSNPFAHARFLTSAARLGQAPPDDGREVAFAGRSNAGKSSALNAICQQKALARTSRTPGRTQLLNFFAVTDRARLVDLPGYGYARVAAKVKQQWQREMTRYLHERRSLAGLVLVMDVRHPLTEFDQEMIAWCQQAGLPLHILLTKADKLRRGAARAALLGVKRALEEGGVEASLQLFSAHDRQGVEDARGLLAEWLEVAD from the coding sequence ATGAGCAATCCCTTCGCGCACGCTCGCTTCCTCACCAGCGCCGCCCGCCTCGGCCAGGCACCCCCCGACGACGGCCGCGAGGTGGCCTTCGCCGGACGCTCCAACGCCGGCAAGTCCTCCGCGCTCAACGCCATCTGCCAGCAGAAGGCGCTGGCGCGCACCTCGCGGACCCCCGGGCGCACCCAGCTGCTCAATTTCTTCGCCGTCACCGACCGCGCCCGGCTGGTGGACCTGCCGGGCTACGGCTATGCCAGGGTGGCGGCGAAGGTGAAGCAGCAGTGGCAGCGGGAGATGACCCGCTACCTGCACGAGCGCCGCTCGCTGGCGGGGCTGGTGCTGGTCATGGACGTCCGCCATCCGCTGACCGAGTTCGACCAGGAGATGATCGCCTGGTGCCAACAGGCCGGGCTGCCGCTGCACATCCTGCTGACCAAGGCCGACAAGCTCCGTCGCGGCGCCGCCCGCGCCGCCCTGCTGGGGGTCAAGCGGGCGCTGGAGGAGGGTGGCGTGGAGGCCAGCCTGCAACTGTTCTCCGCACACGATCGCCAGGGGGTCGAGGACGCCCGGGGGCTGCTGGCCGAGTGGCTGGAGGTCGCCGATTAG
- a CDS encoding c-type cytochrome has protein sequence MNKQFAFAALMSVTAALAASPTLAADAAAGKAKSAMCASCHGADGNSANPEWPKLAGQHAKYIAKQLADFKAGRRENAMMAPMAAGLSDADMDNLAAYFASQTMSLGEADPDLVELGEKIYRGGNKASGVAACMACHAPNGMGNPAANFPRLAGQHAKYTENQLKAFRSGQRANDAGKMMRNIAAKMTDAEIAAVASYIQGLR, from the coding sequence ATGAACAAGCAGTTTGCTTTTGCAGCCCTTATGTCCGTGACCGCGGCCCTGGCCGCGAGCCCGACCCTGGCCGCCGACGCGGCCGCGGGCAAGGCCAAGTCCGCCATGTGTGCCAGCTGCCACGGCGCAGACGGCAACAGCGCCAACCCCGAGTGGCCCAAGCTGGCCGGCCAGCATGCCAAGTACATCGCCAAGCAGCTCGCCGATTTCAAGGCGGGCCGCCGGGAGAACGCCATGATGGCGCCCATGGCCGCCGGCCTCAGCGATGCCGACATGGACAACCTGGCTGCCTACTTTGCCAGCCAGACCATGAGCCTGGGCGAGGCGGATCCCGATCTCGTCGAGCTGGGCGAGAAGATCTACCGTGGCGGCAACAAGGCCAGCGGGGTGGCCGCCTGCATGGCCTGCCATGCGCCCAACGGCATGGGCAACCCGGCGGCCAACTTCCCGCGTCTGGCCGGTCAGCACGCGAAGTACACCGAGAACCAGCTCAAGGCCTTCCGTTCCGGCCAGCGGGCGAACGACGCCGGCAAGATGATGCGCAACATCGCCGCCAAGATGACGGATGCCGAGATCGCGGCCGTGGCCTCCTATATCCAGGGCCTGCGTTGA
- a CDS encoding cytochrome c biogenesis protein ResB, translating into MNRPAQPGKSAPAPSRAGIFIEFLGSMNLAITLLVAVAIASVIGTVLKQNEPYQNYIIKFGPFWHEIYRTLGLYDVYSAGWFLFILAFLVISTSVCIYRNAPDMVRDMRELRTRVRKASLQGFHHQRQWQVARPVEELVPSLMAGLHSEGYRARCEAQGDHRVIAARKGALNRLGYLFTHAAIVIICIGGLVDGNLPLKLKEMAGQIKPETRDIPASEVPKISWLPVENPSFRGNVNIPEGGTASIVFLQLRDGYLVQPLPFTIALKDFRVEHYATGQPKSFESDLVIHDPEREAPLTATIAVNHPLIYKGYAIYQASFSDGGSRLRLKAWSLNRPRVDAQDLESAVFERLQVEVGNGETMTLEFNDFRLFNINPAPEGSGRKFMNFGPSFTYKLRNAQGEAREYENYMSPVELEGRRFYLSGMRTTPSEPFFYLHVPADARDSLERFMRFNALLRDEDRLRGIAEAATRATFAASGSPDAELNSQVVNTMLGLMDLFTRGGFEAIVAQVEESVPEDRRLDVMDAYMKVLRNLLSTAYAQVLEEEGVDISAGINERDARFYEDAVNALAALPVYGSPFYLQLTDFTHIQASGLQIARAPGKNVVYLGFALLTLGVFMMFYVHQRRLWFWLEPEGQGTRVLFAGTGSRDRRDFAAEFERLAERFARVTGGNAGTSTGPKE; encoded by the coding sequence TTGAACCGCCCCGCACAGCCCGGCAAGTCCGCACCGGCGCCCAGCCGCGCCGGCATCTTCATCGAGTTCCTCGGCTCGATGAATCTGGCCATCACCCTGCTGGTGGCAGTGGCCATCGCCTCGGTGATCGGCACCGTCCTCAAGCAGAACGAACCTTACCAGAACTACATCATCAAGTTCGGACCCTTCTGGCACGAGATCTACCGGACGCTGGGACTCTACGATGTCTACAGTGCGGGCTGGTTCCTGTTCATTCTCGCCTTCCTGGTGATTTCCACCAGCGTCTGCATCTATCGCAACGCACCGGACATGGTCCGCGACATGCGCGAGCTGCGTACCCGGGTGCGCAAGGCATCGCTGCAGGGTTTTCATCACCAGCGCCAGTGGCAGGTGGCGCGCCCGGTGGAAGAGCTGGTGCCCTCGCTGATGGCCGGGCTGCATTCGGAGGGCTATCGCGCGCGCTGCGAGGCGCAGGGCGATCATCGGGTGATTGCCGCGCGCAAGGGTGCGCTCAACCGCCTGGGCTACCTCTTCACCCACGCCGCCATCGTCATCATCTGCATCGGAGGCCTGGTGGACGGCAACCTGCCGCTCAAGCTCAAGGAGATGGCCGGCCAGATCAAGCCCGAGACACGGGACATTCCGGCCAGCGAGGTGCCGAAGATCAGCTGGCTGCCGGTGGAAAACCCCTCCTTTCGCGGTAACGTCAACATCCCCGAGGGCGGTACCGCCAGCATCGTGTTCCTGCAGTTGCGCGACGGCTATCTGGTGCAGCCTCTGCCCTTTACCATTGCACTCAAGGACTTCCGGGTCGAGCACTATGCCACCGGCCAGCCCAAGTCCTTCGAGAGCGATCTGGTCATCCACGATCCCGAGCGCGAGGCACCGTTGACGGCCACCATCGCCGTCAATCATCCGCTGATCTACAAGGGCTACGCCATCTACCAGGCCAGCTTCAGCGACGGCGGCAGCCGGCTGCGGCTCAAGGCCTGGTCGCTGAACCGGCCCCGGGTCGACGCCCAGGACCTGGAGAGCGCGGTGTTCGAGCGGCTCCAGGTGGAGGTCGGCAATGGCGAGACGATGACGCTGGAGTTCAACGACTTCCGGCTGTTCAACATCAACCCGGCACCCGAGGGCTCGGGCAGGAAGTTCATGAACTTCGGCCCCAGTTTCACCTACAAGCTGCGCAACGCCCAGGGCGAGGCGCGGGAATACGAGAACTACATGAGCCCGGTGGAACTCGAGGGCCGTCGTTTCTATCTAAGCGGCATGCGCACCACGCCCTCCGAGCCCTTTTTCTACCTGCATGTCCCGGCCGACGCCCGGGATTCGCTGGAGCGCTTCATGCGCTTCAACGCCCTGCTGCGCGACGAGGACCGCCTGCGCGGGATTGCCGAGGCCGCCACCCGCGCCACCTTCGCCGCGTCCGGCTCCCCCGATGCCGAACTCAACAGTCAGGTGGTCAATACCATGCTCGGACTGATGGATCTGTTCACCCGCGGCGGCTTCGAGGCCATCGTCGCCCAGGTCGAGGAGAGCGTTCCCGAAGACCGGCGGCTGGATGTCATGGACGCCTACATGAAGGTACTGCGCAACCTGCTCAGCACCGCCTACGCGCAGGTGCTCGAGGAGGAAGGCGTCGACATCAGCGCGGGCATCAATGAGCGCGATGCCCGCTTCTACGAGGACGCGGTCAACGCCCTGGCCGCGCTGCCGGTCTACGGCTCGCCCTTCTACCTGCAGCTGACCGACTTCACCCACATCCAGGCCTCCGGCTTGCAAATTGCGCGGGCGCCCGGCAAGAATGTGGTCTATCTGGGCTTTGCACTGCTGACCCTGGGCGTGTTCATGATGTTCTACGTCCACCAGCGCAGGCTGTGGTTCTGGCTGGAGCCGGAGGGGCAGGGTACCCGGGTCCTGTTCGCCGGCACCGGCAGCCGCGACCGGCGTGATTTCGCGGCCGAATTCGAACGCCTGGCCGAGCGCTTCGCGCGCGTCACCGGCGGCAATGCGGGCACCTCGACGGGTCCGAAGGAGTAA
- the ccsB gene encoding c-type cytochrome biogenesis protein CcsB, whose amino-acid sequence MSVTEQHLLDDWRRPSLWQRLSAFDWIWAMLVMAGTVYAHVRYHTLMDAYEVAILYGTAPALIALGWHFKAIRGFSLAVAALSLLGIWLYGQDLARSETSFLLKYLLSSQSAIMWMSALYVAATPVYFAASASRSEFVGRVATGMTWTATTMGLVGLMVRWRESYLISHDVGHIPVSNLYEVFILFSIITALLYLYYEGRYRTRALGGFVMLVISAAVAFLLWYTFDRGAHEIQPLVPALKSYWMKIHVPANFVGYGAFALAAMVGVAYLIRARQPADSDGLAARMIPDLDVLDDVMYKSIALGFAFFTVATILGALWAAEAWGGYWSWDPKETWALIVWLNYAAWLHMRLTKGWRGTPMAWWAIVGLFVTLFAFLGVNMFLSGMHSYGEL is encoded by the coding sequence ATGTCCGTGACCGAACAGCACCTGCTCGACGACTGGCGGCGTCCCTCGTTGTGGCAGCGGCTCTCCGCCTTCGACTGGATCTGGGCGATGCTGGTGATGGCCGGCACCGTCTATGCCCATGTCCGCTATCACACCCTGATGGACGCCTACGAGGTGGCCATACTCTATGGTACGGCGCCGGCGCTGATTGCCCTGGGCTGGCACTTCAAGGCCATTCGCGGCTTCAGCCTGGCGGTGGCCGCGCTCAGCCTGCTCGGCATCTGGCTGTACGGTCAGGATCTGGCGCGCAGCGAAACCAGTTTCCTGCTCAAGTACCTGCTCTCGTCCCAGTCGGCCATCATGTGGATGAGCGCACTCTATGTGGCGGCCACGCCGGTCTACTTCGCCGCCAGCGCCAGCCGTTCCGAGTTCGTCGGCAGGGTCGCCACGGGCATGACCTGGACGGCGACCACCATGGGGCTGGTGGGGCTGATGGTGCGCTGGCGGGAGTCCTACCTGATCAGCCATGATGTCGGCCACATACCGGTCAGCAACCTCTACGAAGTCTTCATCCTGTTTTCCATCATCACGGCCCTGCTCTACCTGTATTACGAGGGCCGCTACCGCACCAGGGCCCTCGGCGGCTTCGTGATGCTGGTGATATCGGCTGCCGTGGCCTTCCTGCTCTGGTACACCTTCGATCGCGGTGCCCACGAGATCCAGCCGCTGGTGCCCGCGCTGAAGAGCTACTGGATGAAGATCCACGTGCCGGCCAATTTTGTCGGTTACGGCGCCTTCGCGCTGGCTGCCATGGTCGGTGTCGCCTATCTCATCCGCGCCCGCCAGCCGGCGGACAGCGATGGCCTGGCGGCGCGCATGATCCCCGACCTGGATGTGCTCGACGACGTCATGTACAAGTCGATCGCGCTTGGCTTTGCCTTCTTCACCGTGGCGACCATACTGGGGGCGCTGTGGGCGGCCGAGGCCTGGGGCGGCTACTGGTCCTGGGATCCCAAGGAAACCTGGGCGCTGATCGTGTGGCTGAACTATGCGGCCTGGCTGCACATGCGCCTGACCAAGGGCTGGCGCGGCACGCCCATGGCCTGGTGGGCGATCGTGGGGCTGTTCGTGACCCTGTTCGCCTTCCTGGGCGTGAACATGTTCCTGTCCGGCATGCACTCCTACGGGGAACTCTAG
- a CDS encoding thiol:disulfide interchange protein DsbA/DsbL, with the protein MPNRMIACLLALFLPFSASAAEFEAGKDYLTIRPAQPTNDPARIEVVEMFWYGCPHCFQLEPLIEEWAAKLPDDVNFLRVPAVLSPRWELLAKAWYTAELLGVTDRIHKALFDEIHVKRKRINSEPALRSFFVQQGVKGEDFDNTFNSFGVAAKVNRARQLTRNYGIRGVPSMIVEGRYRTSATEAGSHERMLEVVDYLVEQARKQR; encoded by the coding sequence ATGCCGAACCGAATGATCGCCTGCCTGCTGGCTCTGTTTCTGCCGTTCTCCGCTTCCGCCGCGGAATTCGAGGCCGGCAAGGACTATCTCACCATCCGGCCGGCGCAGCCGACCAACGATCCTGCCCGCATCGAGGTGGTGGAAATGTTCTGGTACGGTTGTCCGCACTGCTTCCAGCTCGAGCCGCTGATCGAGGAATGGGCGGCGAAGTTGCCGGACGACGTCAATTTCCTGCGCGTGCCCGCGGTGCTCAGTCCGCGCTGGGAGCTGCTGGCCAAGGCCTGGTACACCGCCGAGCTGCTGGGGGTGACCGACCGCATCCACAAGGCCCTGTTCGACGAGATCCATGTCAAGCGCAAGCGCATCAACAGCGAGCCGGCGCTGCGCAGCTTCTTCGTGCAGCAGGGCGTCAAGGGCGAGGACTTCGACAACACCTTCAATTCATTCGGCGTCGCCGCCAAGGTCAACCGCGCCCGCCAGCTCACCCGCAACTACGGCATCCGCGGGGTGCCGTCGATGATCGTCGAGGGCCGCTACCGCACTTCGGCCACCGAGGCCGGCTCGCACGAGCGCATGCTCGAGGTGGTCGATTATCTGGTCGAGCAGGCGCGCAAGCAGCGCTGA
- a CDS encoding acetolactate synthase large subunit — MKAAELFVRCLENEGVEYIFGVPGEENLDVMDALLDSRIEFVTCRHEQGAAFMADVYGRLTGRAGVCLSTLGPGATNLITGVADANLDHAPLVAIAGQADTNRLHKESHQVLDLEQLFQPVTKYSSRLLTPNIIPEVVRKAFKVAQSEKTGATFIEFPENIAKMTLDDVPLPIKHPSTPEPAADRVERAAELISEARNPMILAGNGVIRQRAWKHLAEFAEALNIPVANTFMAKGVVPFARNPLALGSAGLQANDYVSCGFSRADVIICIGYDLVEYHPHLWHPTRDRTIIHIDASAAEVDAHYPVAVGVIGDIKHSLMRIAELATPHSGQPMRPLRDALVEEMSQHADDVSHPVKPQKLIWDLRTALAPEDIVVCDVGAHKMWMARMFRCEYPNTCLISNGFASMGIAVPGAIAARMVYPDRTVVAATGDAGFLMNAQEIETAVRRNIPIVILVWNDGGYGLIEWKQLNQFHRTSHVDFGNPDLVKFAESFGARGYRVERTEELMPILRQAIAEPVVSVIDCPVDYDENLKLTEKLGKLVCPI, encoded by the coding sequence ATGAAAGCGGCTGAACTCTTCGTTCGGTGTCTGGAAAACGAAGGTGTGGAATACATCTTCGGGGTGCCGGGCGAGGAGAATCTCGATGTCATGGATGCCCTGCTCGATTCCCGCATCGAATTCGTCACCTGTCGTCACGAACAGGGGGCGGCCTTCATGGCCGACGTGTACGGCCGCCTGACCGGCCGCGCGGGCGTCTGCCTGTCCACGCTCGGACCCGGCGCCACAAATCTCATCACCGGCGTCGCCGATGCCAACCTGGACCACGCGCCGCTGGTGGCCATTGCCGGCCAGGCCGATACCAACCGGCTGCACAAGGAGTCCCATCAGGTACTGGATCTCGAGCAGCTTTTCCAGCCGGTCACCAAGTACTCCTCGCGGCTGCTGACACCCAACATCATTCCCGAGGTGGTGCGCAAGGCGTTCAAGGTGGCGCAGTCGGAGAAGACCGGGGCGACCTTCATCGAGTTTCCCGAGAATATCGCCAAGATGACGCTCGACGATGTGCCGCTGCCGATCAAGCATCCGTCCACGCCCGAACCCGCGGCCGATCGCGTCGAGCGCGCCGCGGAACTGATTTCCGAGGCCCGCAATCCCATGATCCTGGCGGGTAACGGCGTTATCCGCCAGCGGGCCTGGAAGCATCTGGCCGAGTTCGCCGAGGCGCTCAATATCCCGGTGGCCAATACCTTCATGGCCAAGGGCGTGGTGCCCTTTGCGCGCAATCCGCTGGCCCTGGGCAGTGCCGGCCTGCAGGCCAACGACTACGTGAGCTGCGGCTTTTCGCGTGCCGATGTCATCATCTGCATCGGCTACGACCTGGTCGAGTACCACCCGCACCTGTGGCATCCCACGCGCGACCGCACCATCATCCACATCGATGCCAGTGCCGCCGAGGTCGATGCCCACTATCCGGTCGCGGTCGGGGTGATCGGCGATATCAAGCACAGCCTGATGCGCATCGCCGAACTGGCCACGCCGCACTCGGGCCAGCCCATGCGGCCGCTGCGCGACGCGCTGGTCGAGGAAATGAGTCAGCACGCCGATGATGTCTCGCACCCGGTCAAGCCGCAGAAGCTGATCTGGGACCTGCGCACGGCACTGGCGCCGGAGGACATCGTGGTCTGCGACGTGGGCGCGCACAAGATGTGGATGGCGCGCATGTTCCGCTGCGAGTATCCCAACACCTGCCTGATCTCCAATGGTTTCGCCAGCATGGGCATCGCCGTGCCCGGAGCCATCGCCGCCAGGATGGTTTACCCCGATCGCACCGTGGTCGCCGCCACCGGCGATGCCGGCTTCCTGATGAACGCCCAGGAAATCGAGACAGCCGTCCGGCGCAACATTCCCATCGTGATCCTGGTCTGGAACGATGGCGGCTACGGCCTGATCGAGTGGAAGCAGCTCAACCAGTTCCATCGCACCTCGCACGTCGACTTCGGCAACCCCGACCTGGTGAAGTTTGCCGAATCGTTCGGGGCACGCGGTTACCGGGTAGAGCGTACCGAGGAGCTGATGCCCATCCTGCGCCAGGCCATCGCCGAGCCCGTGGTCAGTGTCATCGACTGCCCCGTGGACTACGACGAGAACCTCAAGCTGACCGAGAAGCTGGGCAAGCTCGTCTGCCCCATATGA
- a CDS encoding endonuclease/exonuclease/phosphatase family protein, translating into MSAASRKPSQAERPEPVGKAGAGGHRLKVLSFNIQTGISTSRYRHYLLHSWKHVLPHPNRFRNLDRIAEIAAEYDIVGLQEADAGSLRSGFVNLTEYVAQKAGFPFWYDQTNRRIGRIARHAIGVLSRFECSEIIEHRLPGPIPGRGALSLRFGQRRESLLVMILHLALGRRARLAQLDYVADVVNAEQHVILMGDLNFPSRSPEMEFFINRTLLSEPIHDLHTFPSWRPNRNIDHILVSPTLRVERARVLDHPISDHLPICMELVVPESVRLPG; encoded by the coding sequence ATGAGCGCAGCCAGCCGCAAGCCCTCGCAGGCCGAAAGGCCGGAACCGGTCGGGAAGGCCGGTGCGGGTGGACACCGCCTCAAGGTGCTCAGCTTCAACATCCAGACCGGCATTTCCACCAGCCGCTACCGGCACTACCTGCTGCACTCCTGGAAGCATGTGCTGCCGCACCCGAACCGCTTCCGCAATCTCGATCGCATTGCCGAGATCGCGGCCGAGTACGACATCGTCGGCCTGCAGGAGGCAGATGCCGGCAGTCTGCGTTCGGGTTTCGTCAATCTCACCGAATACGTGGCGCAGAAGGCCGGTTTCCCTTTCTGGTACGACCAGACCAATCGCCGCATCGGGCGCATCGCGCGGCATGCCATCGGCGTGCTCAGCCGTTTCGAGTGCAGCGAGATCATCGAACATCGTCTCCCGGGGCCCATACCCGGCCGCGGCGCGCTTTCGCTGCGCTTCGGACAGCGCAGGGAGTCGCTGCTGGTGATGATCCTGCACCTGGCGCTGGGCCGCCGCGCCCGGCTGGCCCAGCTCGATTATGTGGCCGACGTGGTCAATGCCGAGCAGCATGTCATTCTCATGGGCGACCTGAACTTTCCCTCGCGCAGCCCGGAGATGGAGTTCTTCATCAACCGCACCCTGCTCAGCGAGCCCATTCATGACCTGCACACCTTCCCGAGCTGGCGTCCCAACCGCAACATCGACCACATCCTGGTGAGTCCCACGCTCAGGGTCGAGCGTGCCCGGGTACTGGACCATCCCATTTCCGATCACCTGCCCATCTGCATGGAGCTGGTGGTGCCGGAATCGGTGCGGCTGCCCGGCTGA
- a CDS encoding GGDEF domain-containing protein, which yields MATAEDPANSVAAWKRKYYDSLEELETRERQWGQMEDLLRRTISRLTLAADGLDPTLDEQLRALRDAIRDRAEAPALRARIEAMSKTLVKLDNQRAAERALPGRVEILAQVLEGARLPKPLAREAKALRKTLKGLGEDDLDKAVKAFADFLARALAPEAADEGTPGGLLGRLFGSREQKAAPEATTAPPAAEPPPARAEPPSLVPGQRDMLLGLIEQLARTPQRRAGVGELREPVLRAATEAELRRLGEQLAALLNTSPTLADEVSATPTTDVGTRDADDAAVRDLLRQLLERIEFPAEFADEVEALKDRILDTATPLDVDATLQALADLVSRVRSKLQDETREFENFLSQLTDRLADIDEHVRGSEADRIASYKNGRELGNAVEAQVQDIASSVRDASDLPQLRDAVQSRIETIIAHIEQHRQVEAARHRAAEAKVRELSERLAALEEETGELRSRVREERNQAMTDTLTGIPNRLAWEERVGQEYARWKRFATPLALVVWDVDHFKKINDRFGHKAGDKVLKVIANLLADNVRETDFLARYGGEEFVMLMIGASAEDAQRVADKLREAVANCGFHYKGEAVPITISCGVAQFSEGDSIESVFERADQALYRAKDSGRNCCVVADA from the coding sequence ATGGCTACCGCCGAAGATCCTGCCAATTCCGTCGCCGCCTGGAAGCGCAAGTACTACGACAGTCTCGAGGAACTGGAGACGCGCGAGCGCCAGTGGGGGCAGATGGAGGACCTGCTCCGGCGCACCATTTCACGCCTGACCCTGGCGGCAGACGGTCTCGATCCCACCCTGGACGAGCAGCTGCGCGCCCTGCGCGATGCCATCCGTGACCGGGCCGAAGCGCCCGCACTGCGCGCCCGCATCGAGGCCATGTCGAAGACCCTGGTCAAGCTCGATAACCAGCGCGCCGCCGAACGGGCGCTGCCGGGCCGCGTGGAGATTCTGGCGCAGGTGCTGGAAGGCGCGCGCCTCCCGAAGCCGCTGGCACGGGAAGCGAAGGCGCTGCGCAAGACGCTCAAGGGTCTGGGCGAGGATGATCTGGACAAGGCGGTCAAGGCATTCGCGGATTTCCTCGCGCGCGCGCTGGCACCGGAGGCTGCCGACGAAGGCACGCCTGGGGGGCTGCTCGGCCGCCTGTTCGGGTCGCGTGAACAGAAGGCGGCGCCCGAGGCGACGACCGCACCGCCGGCTGCCGAGCCACCGCCCGCACGTGCCGAGCCGCCGAGCCTGGTCCCCGGCCAGCGCGACATGCTTTTGGGCCTGATCGAGCAGCTGGCCCGTACTCCGCAGCGTCGGGCAGGGGTCGGCGAACTGCGCGAGCCGGTGCTGCGTGCCGCCACCGAGGCCGAGTTGCGGCGGCTGGGCGAGCAGCTGGCAGCGCTGTTGAATACCTCCCCGACGCTGGCGGACGAAGTGTCCGCAACGCCGACGACCGACGTCGGGACCCGCGACGCGGATGACGCCGCCGTGCGTGACCTGCTGCGCCAGTTGCTGGAGCGCATCGAATTTCCCGCCGAATTTGCCGACGAGGTCGAGGCGCTCAAGGATCGCATCCTGGACACGGCTACGCCGCTGGATGTCGATGCCACCCTCCAGGCGCTGGCCGACCTGGTGTCGCGGGTGCGCAGCAAGCTGCAGGACGAGACCCGGGAATTCGAGAACTTCCTCAGCCAGCTCACCGACCGGCTGGCCGACATCGACGAGCATGTGCGCGGCAGCGAGGCCGACCGCATCGCCAGTTACAAGAACGGCCGCGAACTCGGCAACGCAGTCGAGGCGCAGGTGCAGGACATCGCCAGCAGCGTGCGCGATGCCAGCGACCTGCCGCAGCTGCGCGATGCCGTTCAGTCACGCATAGAGACCATCATTGCCCACATCGAGCAGCATCGTCAGGTCGAGGCCGCGCGTCACCGGGCGGCCGAGGCCAAGGTGCGCGAGCTCAGCGAGCGGCTGGCGGCGCTGGAAGAGGAAACCGGCGAACTGCGCAGCCGGGTGCGCGAGGAACGCAACCAGGCCATGACCGATACCCTCACCGGCATTCCCAACCGGCTGGCGTGGGAGGAGCGGGTTGGGCAGGAATACGCCCGCTGGAAACGTTTCGCCACGCCGCTGGCGCTGGTGGTCTGGGACGTGGATCACTTCAAGAAGATCAACGACCGCTTCGGTCACAAGGCCGGCGACAAGGTACTCAAGGTGATCGCCAACCTGCTGGCCGACAATGTACGCGAAACCGATTTCCTCGCCCGCTACGGCGGCGAGGAATTCGTGATGCTGATGATCGGCGCCAGTGCCGAGGACGCGCAGCGGGTCGCCGACAAGCTGCGCGAGGCAGTGGCGAATTGCGGCTTCCACTACAAGGGCGAGGCCGTGCCCATCACCATCTCCTGCGGTGTCGCCCAATTCAGCGAGGGGGACAGTATCGAGTCGGTGTTCGAGCGTGCCGACCAGGCCCTTTATCGCGCCAAGGACAGCGGTCGCAATTGCTGCGTGGTGGCCGACGCCTGA